The Calditrichota bacterium genome segment GTTCGTCCTGCAGCGCCTTCTCCACCTTCTCAAGCGGTGCGATGCCTTCGCTCGCGAGCCTCTCTTCGGCGCGGACGGCATCGGCGGATTTTTGAGCGATGAGACCTTCAAGGCTGATGAGTTGGTCGGCGCGGGCAGCCGGGAATTGCTCGAAAAGCGTTAACTCGCTCGCCTCGACGGCAAGCCGGGCCGCCTCGGCGGCGAGGGCATCCTGCTTTTCGAGGAGTAGCGACGATTCGCGAATCTCGGCCGCGTCGCCGTTTTTCAGAGCCTCGGTTTGCGTCTGCCGGAGCGTTTCAAGCGACGTCTCGATCTCGCGCATGCGGGCGATTTGCGGCTCTATGGACGCGCGCTGATGGTCCAGGGTGGCGATTTCGCGGCGGACGCTGTCGAGTTCCTCTTGGAGCCGTTTGAGGGCAGTTTCAACCTTTACGGACGGGCTGTTGCGGGTGATGTCAGGAATGCGGTCGAGGGCGCCGCGAAGCCGTTCGATGGCCTGACCGGAAGTGGTGCCGCCTTCGATGGAGGTCGCGACCTGCTGGATGTGATGAGTCAGGTCGCCCGGCTCGGTTAGGGTAAGTTGCTCGTCCTGCCGGAGGTAGAACGATTTGAGAAACGACTCCACCGAGAGGCCGAGCAGTTTTTCGCCGATTTGGTAGCGTCCCTTGCCGATGTGAAATTCGTCGGCGAGATCGCGGCCGGAATCGCGGTCGATAAGGCGAACATCACCGGAAGCGAAGTCGCGCTCGATGCGCCAACGCTGGGTGCCAAGATAAAAGTCGAGTTCGACGCCGAACTCGTCGGGGTCAGTCCATGGTGTTACTTGACGCTTATGGGGACGTTTACTGCTCGTTTTCCCCATATGTTCCTCGATGCCGTAGAAGGCGGCGAGGATTGCGGCGACAAGGGTGGACTTGCCGGCTTCGTTGTCAGCGACGGCGAGGTTGAGCCGGTCGGGGGCGAAGTCGATCCGGGTGCGCAGGCAGCCGAAGCCGCGGATGTTCAGGGATTCAAGGTGCATTTAGGGCGGTGCCTATCGGGATAATGGCCAATTACCATAATCGCGCAGTTCATCATCCGTGAGTTCATCAGGTGCGACTAACCTGTAGTGCTTCTCATCGGAAATAGCCGGACCGTCATCGTCCACTACAAAAGTGAACAGAGCAATTAAATTACTCTCGATGAACTGAGCTGCGATAGCGCTACATATCAAACCTGGGTATTTTTGTTCGCAAAGGGCTATATCCTGCTCTATTTGAACAATACCCAGTTGGTCTGAGCCTCCTTTCGCTTGCACTGGGAAGACATAATGCGCCCCGCGCTTGTCAACCCCCACGTATATCTCGTCAGTCTCTACTTGTCCAATACCCTCGACTGTGGTTCTGAGGTGGCTTTGAAGGGAGTAGCAAGCAACGCCTGTGAATACATCAATTAGCCTGTTATACCGTATCTTGGTAAGGAGAGCCTGTTCATCACCTATCGAATACCTCGCTACTATTCCCGGAGTAGAGTCAGGAATCTTGGTTACCGCAAGTGATATATTCGGCGTAATTCTCGGGGCAGAGGTGAGCGCAAGACGATACTTTCCCCTGCCAGCAGGTCTGATTATCCAATGCATTCCTGCGGGCGCAGATTTGGCAAGAAGTTCTGGAATGTCCGCTCGATACCGAAATGCATAGACTATATCCCCGAGGTTCTTGGGTAATACCATTTTAAGACGTTTAGCGGCGAGCATAAGCTCTTCCCGCTCGAAGTCAATCTCAAGAATGCCCTCGCGATACTTCTCACGAAATATTGTCTCAAGTAGTAATGAATAGCGGTTTTTTGCTTTAGGCACTGCGATCTCCGACCTTTTTGTGAATATGGCATTCAGGCCAGCGTAAAAGCAAGACCTCTTCTCGAAGCTGTTGTTTAGTGGCCGTCGCAAACCTTGTACGGAACAAGTCCAGCCCTAGTACCTCATATCCGAGAGATTCAGCAATCTCTGCGAGAATTTCTCCAGTATTTATCATAACTTGTAGATATGATGCCTGATCACCAACAACGTAACCAAGACGAGCGCCGGGCTTGAGAACTTCGCGTAAAGCAAATAGATGGCGAAACATTCCCCCGAAGTAGAGTTTAGTGACTCTTGCATACTGCCGTTCAAATCCTGAAGTCTTCTCTAGAGCAATACGTCTCGATTCGATTTGGTCTGCAACTTCTTCTACGCGTAAGTTGCCCGAAATCCATTCGTCATCATTGTCAGTCCGAAAAGCTGTTCTTGTGTTCGATCTTAGAAGTCCTTTCTTTAATTCCCTCAAGTCTT includes the following:
- a CDS encoding endonuclease — encoded protein: MPKAKNRYSLLLETIFREKYREGILEIDFEREELMLAAKRLKMVLPKNLGDIVYAFRYRADIPELLAKSAPAGMHWIIRPAGRGKYRLALTSAPRITPNISLAVTKIPDSTPGIVARYSIGDEQALLTKIRYNRLIDVFTGVACYSLQSHLRTTVEGIGQVETDEIYVGVDKRGAHYVFPVQAKGGSDQLGIVQIEQDIALCEQKYPGLICSAIAAQFIESNLIALFTFVVDDDGPAISDEKHYRLVAPDELTDDELRDYGNWPLSR